One genomic region from bacterium encodes:
- a CDS encoding caspase family protein codes for MIIGINHYRDPGIAPLQFARNDATALRDLLIDPRWGLFKKENVHLLVDAQATAGDIRSQLIYWLGANVNENDDVWLFFAGRGATLASHPATHALLGHDAMLNDLEGSAITLDKLEEWLQLVTAARMLIVLDCGFNVDGDGRALATGGVPVLYDDSFLAALAQGRQRYVIAAAMPHQTCLEDPELQHGLLSYILLRQIQSEASGEVAGRLSWDALYQFLAVAVPRCAEQLGAVQNPIRLGSRENFILLAGEPPESRMAPAVPEGELAEFVRVLLLQAQEAARTDQLEKAKELFGEILRLEPGNRRAQRGLQILQAELERNQREQTLKDLFVQARRHLDEKNYLAALQTYQAIQQFDPTSKSAALGVESCQALLQRDLPGRAPVEEPAAGEGAVRYRHMKPYDRYIWPYIGWWALLWCCWKIFTGDFVNLDTPYSLFQPAVQAAFIGALIGFAHASINYGVIKLVKVLRRRRLLNKA; via the coding sequence GTGATCATCGGGATCAATCATTATCGTGATCCGGGAATTGCGCCGCTGCAGTTCGCCCGCAACGATGCCACCGCCTTGCGCGATCTGCTCATTGATCCTCGCTGGGGCCTGTTCAAGAAAGAAAACGTCCATCTCCTGGTCGACGCACAGGCGACTGCCGGTGACATCCGTTCGCAACTGATCTACTGGCTGGGCGCCAATGTGAATGAGAATGATGACGTCTGGCTCTTCTTTGCCGGGCGGGGCGCCACCCTCGCCTCCCATCCCGCCACGCACGCGCTGCTCGGCCATGATGCCATGTTGAACGATCTGGAAGGCTCCGCCATCACGCTGGACAAACTGGAGGAGTGGCTGCAGCTCGTGACCGCGGCCCGCATGCTGATCGTGCTCGACTGCGGCTTCAACGTCGACGGCGACGGCCGCGCGCTGGCAACCGGCGGCGTGCCGGTCTTGTATGACGATTCCTTTCTCGCGGCGCTGGCGCAGGGCCGGCAGCGTTACGTGATTGCCGCGGCCATGCCGCATCAAACCTGCCTGGAAGACCCGGAACTGCAGCACGGCCTGCTTTCCTACATCCTGCTGCGCCAGATTCAGAGCGAGGCCAGCGGCGAGGTCGCCGGCCGTCTGAGTTGGGATGCACTTTATCAATTCCTGGCGGTGGCGGTGCCGCGCTGCGCCGAGCAGTTGGGCGCGGTGCAGAATCCGATTCGCCTGGGCAGCCGGGAGAATTTCATTCTGCTGGCGGGCGAACCGCCGGAGAGTCGCATGGCGCCGGCGGTGCCGGAAGGCGAGCTGGCGGAATTCGTGCGTGTCTTGCTGCTGCAAGCACAAGAGGCGGCGCGCACGGATCAGCTCGAGAAGGCGAAGGAACTGTTCGGCGAGATTCTGCGGCTGGAACCGGGCAATCGCCGGGCACAACGCGGCCTGCAAATTCTGCAGGCGGAACTCGAGCGCAACCAGCGTGAGCAGACGCTCAAGGATTTGTTCGTGCAGGCGCGGCGCCACCTCGACGAAAAAAACTATCTCGCCGCGCTGCAGACCTACCAGGCCATCCAGCAGTTCGATCCCACCAGCAAATCCGCGGCGCTGGGCGTCGAATCCTGCCAGGCGCTGCTGCAGCGTGATTTGCCAGGCCGCGCACCGGTGGAAGAGCCGGCAGCCGGGGAAGGGGCGGTACGCTACCGCCACATGAAGCCTTACGATCGTTACATTTGGCCCTATATCGGCTGGTGGGCCTTGCTCTGGTGTTGCTGGAAAATCTTCACCGGCGATTTCGTGAATCTCGACACGCCCTACTCCCTTTTTCAGCCCGCGGTGCAAGCCGCCTTCATCGGCGCCCTCATCGGATTCGCGCATGCCAGCATCAACTATGGCGTGATCAAGCTGGTGAAGGTCTTGCGCCGCCGCCGCCTGTTGAACAAGGCTTGA
- a CDS encoding CcmD family protein: MALAMAIVWSGMALLLQAPASTPARNLNFLFAGFVVVWVLILGYLFSISRRQKRLDQEIATLRQMREEK; this comes from the coding sequence ATGGCACTCGCAATGGCAATTGTTTGGTCGGGGATGGCGCTGCTGCTGCAAGCGCCGGCCTCCACCCCGGCCAGGAATCTCAACTTCCTGTTTGCCGGATTCGTCGTGGTTTGGGTGTTGATTTTGGGTTATCTCTTTTCCATCAGCCGGCGGCAGAAACGGCTGGATCAGGAAATCGCGACGCTGCGACAAATGCGCGAAGAGAAATGA
- the ccsA gene encoding cytochrome c biogenesis protein CcsA, translating to MPAAEKLQRWANIFGMITAVLMLVNLYNIFIMVPTEASMGVVQRIFYFHAPSAIVALAVAFPVTFVYSVLYLWKHRLWHDRVAFCSAEIGVLFTTIVLTTGPIWARPVWNTWWSWDPRLTTTLILWFIYIGYMMLRVYTGEEQRGARFAAVFAIVGFVDVPIVYLANRLWRTLHPQPVIFGGSGSGLEPSMRYTFLFSIVVFICLFVFLLLQRLRLERAQLAVKEIKQEMSFAAS from the coding sequence ATGCCTGCTGCGGAAAAACTGCAACGGTGGGCCAACATCTTCGGCATGATCACCGCCGTGCTGATGCTGGTGAACCTCTACAACATCTTCATCATGGTTCCCACCGAAGCCAGCATGGGGGTGGTGCAACGCATCTTCTATTTTCACGCGCCCTCGGCGATCGTGGCGCTGGCGGTGGCGTTCCCGGTGACCTTCGTCTACAGCGTGCTCTATTTGTGGAAACATCGCCTGTGGCACGATCGCGTCGCCTTTTGCTCCGCTGAGATCGGCGTGCTGTTCACCACCATCGTGCTGACCACCGGCCCGATCTGGGCGCGGCCGGTGTGGAACACCTGGTGGTCATGGGACCCGCGCCTGACCACCACTTTGATTCTGTGGTTCATCTATATCGGCTACATGATGCTGCGCGTCTACACCGGCGAAGAGCAGCGCGGGGCGCGCTTCGCGGCGGTTTTCGCCATCGTCGGCTTCGTGGACGTGCCGATCGTCTATCTCGCCAACCGTTTGTGGCGCACGCTGCATCCGCAGCCGGTCATTTTCGGCGGCTCCGGCTCGGGGCTGGAGCCCAGCATGCGTTACACGTTTCTGTTCAGCATCGTGGTGTTCATCTGCTTGTTCGTTTTTCTACTGCTGCAGCGTCTGCGCCTCGAGCGCGCCCAGCTCGCCGTCAAAGAGATCAAGCAGGAGATGTCCTTCGCGGCTTCCTGA
- a CDS encoding heme exporter protein CcmB, with protein MSALAKLWAVVWKDLLSEFRTKELLSSMLMFALIVVVIFSFTFETGSTATREAGPGLLWVAFTFASVLGLHRSMIHEVERGSLHGLMIAPLDRGLLFLAKAIGNIIFIFLIEIPTFVLFAIFFNVDLTVGLEKTALVFLLGTIGFASVGTLFSAMSVNTRTREIMLPILLFPIQVPVILAAVHATAGALNGRSWADLADWLKILIAFDAVFIIVCFVTFEYVLEE; from the coding sequence ATGAGCGCGCTGGCCAAACTGTGGGCGGTGGTGTGGAAGGATCTGCTTTCCGAGTTTCGCACCAAAGAGCTGCTTTCCTCGATGCTGATGTTCGCGCTCATCGTGGTGGTGATCTTCAGCTTCACCTTTGAAACCGGCAGCACCGCCACCCGCGAGGCCGGCCCCGGCCTGCTGTGGGTGGCCTTCACATTTGCAAGCGTGCTGGGCTTGCACCGCTCGATGATTCATGAAGTCGAGCGCGGCTCGCTGCACGGCCTGATGATCGCCCCGCTCGATCGTGGCCTGCTGTTTCTGGCCAAGGCCATCGGCAACATCATCTTCATTTTCCTGATCGAGATTCCGACCTTCGTTCTGTTCGCGATTTTTTTCAACGTCGATCTGACCGTGGGGCTGGAGAAAACCGCGCTGGTGTTTCTGCTCGGCACCATCGGCTTTGCCTCGGTGGGCACGCTGTTCAGCGCGATGTCGGTCAACACCCGCACCCGCGAGATCATGCTGCCGATTCTGTTGTTTCCCATACAAGTGCCGGTGATTCTCGCCGCGGTGCACGCCACCGCCGGCGCGCTCAACGGTCGCTCGTGGGCGGACCTGGCCGACTGGCTCAAGATTCTGATCGCCTTCGATGCCGTGTTCATCATCGTCTGTTTTGTGACCTTTGAGTACGTGCTGGAAGAATGA
- the ccmA gene encoding heme ABC exporter ATP-binding protein CcmA has translation MSLSASASAPPPALAITNLIKSYGSFHALRGISLQVAVGECVSIFGPNGAGKSTLLRILAEITRPTSGEIAIHGQPLRDRPLSARRQLGVIGHQTFLYDDLTAAENLQFFARLYDVPARNDRIPAVLAEVGLEKRAHDRVRAFSRGMQQRLAIARAMVHEPSILFLDEPYTGLDQHAASMLTQWLQKLRSERRTILLVTHDLQQGLAMADRAVIFLRGRIVWEGATANVEARAFSALYFELVAKGEQ, from the coding sequence ATGAGCCTGAGCGCCTCCGCCTCGGCGCCCCCGCCCGCCCTCGCGATTACCAACTTGATCAAAAGCTACGGCTCCTTTCATGCGCTGCGCGGCATTTCGTTGCAGGTGGCCGTCGGCGAATGCGTGAGCATCTTCGGGCCCAACGGCGCCGGCAAAAGCACGCTGTTGCGCATTCTCGCGGAAATCACGCGGCCGACCAGCGGCGAGATTGCCATTCATGGCCAGCCGCTGCGTGACCGGCCGTTGTCCGCCCGCCGCCAACTCGGCGTCATCGGCCACCAGACGTTTCTCTACGACGATCTCACCGCGGCGGAAAACCTGCAGTTCTTCGCCCGCCTTTATGACGTGCCCGCACGCAACGACCGCATCCCGGCCGTGCTCGCGGAAGTGGGCCTGGAGAAACGCGCCCACGATCGCGTCCGGGCATTCTCGCGCGGCATGCAGCAGCGCCTCGCCATCGCGCGCGCCATGGTGCATGAACCCAGCATCCTGTTTCTCGACGAACCCTACACCGGCCTCGATCAACACGCCGCCAGCATGCTGACGCAGTGGCTGCAAAAGCTGCGCAGCGAGCGCCGCACCATCCTGCTGGTGACCCACGATCTGCAACAGGGCCTGGCGATGGCCGATCGCGCCGTGATCTTTCTGCGCGGCCGCATCGTGTGGGAAGGCGCAACCGCCAACGTGGAGGCGCGGGCGTTTTCGGCGCTTTACTTCGAGCTGGTGGCGAAAGGAGAGCAATGA